The following coding sequences lie in one Thalassoglobus polymorphus genomic window:
- a CDS encoding proline--tRNA ligase: protein MRWSQTLIPTMKEVPSDAEVPSHQLMLRAGLIRQLMAGAYTYLPLGYRSIRKAADIIRQEMDKAGAVELFMPALQPIDLFERTGRKEAFGNVLINFPIRRREHELHMALGPTHEEVVTDLMSKLINSYRQLPITVYQIQTKFRNEERPRFGVLRTSEFLMKDAYSFGTSVEQLDESYQKMYDAYCRIYARCGLEYIPVEAESGPIGGDASHEFMIPAENGEDSIVRCESCGYAANLERADTGRKQPELAGKSSTTEVATVETPGMGSIEAVAEFLKIETSQMIKTLIFLADEKPVGVLLRGDHEANEGKIRRALNVTELEMADEETIKNVTGAPVGFAGPTSLKCAFIVDHDVAAIVDGVTGANEVDKHLTGVNPGRDFEVQETFDLRDAENGDPCPRCEGTLSFVHGIEVGHVFKLGTKYSSALEAEYLDEKEKRHPLIMGCYGIGVNRIIAGLAETCHDENGLIWPMTVAPYEVELIPLNVKDDDVMKHANSIYEGLLAAGVDVLMDDREARPGFKFKDADLVGIPLRVVVGGKGLKDGIAEVKWRKGGDAERIPLADVTNHVAELVREEKNRM, encoded by the coding sequence GTGCGCTGGTCTCAAACGTTAATCCCGACCATGAAAGAAGTTCCCTCGGATGCGGAAGTCCCGAGTCACCAACTCATGCTCCGGGCCGGGCTGATTCGTCAACTGATGGCGGGGGCGTACACCTATTTACCGCTCGGATATCGCTCCATCCGGAAGGCTGCTGACATTATCCGCCAGGAAATGGACAAAGCTGGTGCGGTCGAACTCTTCATGCCAGCATTACAGCCAATCGACCTGTTCGAACGAACAGGTCGTAAAGAAGCTTTCGGAAACGTCCTGATCAACTTCCCGATCAGAAGGCGTGAGCACGAACTGCACATGGCACTCGGGCCGACTCACGAAGAAGTCGTGACTGATCTCATGTCCAAATTGATCAACAGCTATCGGCAACTTCCGATTACTGTTTATCAAATTCAAACGAAATTCCGGAACGAAGAGCGTCCACGATTCGGCGTTTTGCGAACGAGCGAATTTCTCATGAAAGACGCTTACAGCTTCGGGACCAGCGTTGAGCAACTCGACGAGTCGTATCAGAAAATGTACGACGCTTATTGCCGGATCTACGCTCGCTGTGGTCTGGAATATATTCCTGTTGAAGCCGAGAGCGGTCCCATCGGAGGAGATGCGTCTCATGAATTTATGATTCCTGCAGAGAATGGTGAAGACAGCATCGTCCGTTGCGAGTCGTGCGGATATGCCGCCAATCTGGAACGTGCCGATACCGGTCGCAAGCAGCCAGAACTCGCTGGGAAGTCCTCGACAACAGAAGTTGCAACTGTCGAGACGCCCGGCATGGGCAGCATCGAAGCGGTTGCGGAATTCCTGAAAATTGAAACCAGTCAGATGATCAAGACGTTGATCTTTCTCGCTGACGAAAAACCTGTGGGAGTTTTGCTCCGTGGAGATCATGAGGCCAACGAAGGTAAAATTCGTCGTGCTTTGAATGTCACAGAACTCGAAATGGCCGACGAAGAGACCATTAAGAATGTGACGGGAGCTCCAGTCGGGTTTGCTGGCCCAACTTCATTAAAGTGTGCGTTCATCGTCGATCACGATGTGGCAGCAATTGTCGACGGAGTCACCGGAGCGAACGAGGTCGACAAGCACTTAACGGGTGTCAATCCAGGGCGAGATTTTGAAGTTCAGGAAACTTTCGATCTGCGAGATGCGGAAAATGGCGATCCGTGTCCTCGCTGCGAAGGGACGCTCAGTTTCGTCCACGGAATCGAAGTCGGACACGTTTTCAAACTGGGGACAAAATACAGTTCGGCGCTGGAAGCAGAGTATCTGGACGAAAAAGAGAAACGACATCCGCTAATCATGGGTTGTTACGGGATCGGCGTGAACCGCATCATCGCTGGTCTTGCTGAAACGTGTCATGACGAAAACGGTCTCATCTGGCCAATGACGGTCGCTCCTTACGAGGTTGAGCTGATTCCGCTGAACGTCAAAGATGATGACGTGATGAAACACGCAAACAGCATCTATGAAGGATTGCTCGCTGCCGGTGTTGACGTCTTGATGGATGACCGCGAGGCCCGACCGGGCTTCAAGTTCAAGGATGCCGACCTGGTTGGGATTCCACTGAGAGTCGTCGTTGGCGGCAAGGGGCTCAAGGACGGTATCGCGGAAGTGAAGTGGCGGAAGGGTGGCGACGCTGAGCGAATTCCGCTGGCTGATGTCACGAACCACGTTGCGGAACTGGTTCGAGAAGAGAAGAACCGAATGTAA